The nucleotide sequence TTTAAACCCTCGTCGCGTGTTTGAATCATTGTGCCAGAAATGCCAAGCGTTCTCTTCCGCATTCAACAGAGGTTATACCTCATCAAAAGACCCTCACCCCTTTGACCACCATGAAAATTTTCTATCGCTACAAGCTTCTGCTGATGCGGGATGTCCACTCTGCCAGTTGATGTGGCAGTACGTCGTTTGGGACTGCCAACTGAGCGAACCGTTTCAGAACCTACTCATGACAGAATGGCGGTATGAGGGATCCAGCATAAAAGTCAGATTAACAACTACCTGCCCTTCTTCCAACATATTCCCTGCTTATGAAACCCCTCCTGAACTACTTGCTCTTGGCATTGAAGTTCCCCCGCCTTCCTATCGCGACGTAGGCATTCCCACCATCGAATTGGTTCAAGAATATCTTCAGGAGATGAAAACAATCTCAATCAAGGGTATGGGATAAAGCCTAGCTTGTGGAAGAACTCTCTGACGTCTGTAGAATCAATGCCTGGTCCTGAGAATGAGGACTTGAAGGAGCTTATTCGGGCGGAAGTTTGGCCATGGATCCGGAATTGCCAGTCTCAACATCCACAGTGCGCGGCATCAGTGGCAGCCGTGGTCCCTACAAGGCTCATCGATGTTGGCCTGGACGGTGACGAAATGGTAAAGCTGATCCAAACAGACCAGAAAGCTCTTGAGTACATCGCTTTGAGTTACTGCTGGGGAAAGGGAACAGCGAACAGCAAAGCAAGAACGACGTCGAAGAACCTACAATCTCGCCTGAGCGGAATCTGGATCAAAGATCTCCCAGCCTCCATTCAAGATGCCATTACCATCACCAGACTGATGGGAGTCAAGTACATTTGGATCGATGCTATCTGCATTGTTCAATCAGATGGACCGAACGACCTGGGGGACTGGGCGACTGAAGCGGGAAGGATGGGCGATTACTACTCTGGTTCTCTATGTTGCATTGCTGCTTCTTGTGCCAACAGTAGCACTGAAGGCTTTCTGAGACCGAGACCACTCGGCCGGTTCAAGATCAAACCAATTCCAGTACCAttcaaggacgagaatgGCCAGCAGAGGTATGTGTGGGCTCAGCTCCGGCCTACCTTGGATAGCGCTCGCTGGACCTACCGAGTCAGACACCCCCTGATGGAGCGCGGATGGTGCCTCCAGGAGAGGGTGCTATCGCGTCGAGTGTTGCACTGGACTTTGAGTGGTTTGTTCAAGGAGTGTCGAATGACGCACCCTCTTATTGAGAGTGACCAACCAagggagatggaaaaggaaCTCGTTAGGCACCATATTCTATCACTGAGTAAGAGGGAGGCTCTCGGAGAAGCATGGTGCGAACTGGTTCGCGACTACTCGAATATGAAGCTGTCCTTTGCGTCAGATAGGATGGTGGCCATCTCGGGAGTTGCAACTTTGCTTTCCCGGAAGCATCACGACGACTACTTTTACGGCGCATTCAGATCAAGCTTGGCAGAATGTCTTCTCTGGTGGTCAAGTGAAGACTCAAACACCGAGTATCCGGGCTGGTCTTGGTTCTCAGTCATGAAGAATATCGATTTCCCAACATTGTCGATGGCCAACACTCGGATGGAGCAAGATACCAGGCAATCACTGATTCGCCAGGTTCTTCCAAACCCTTTCCCAAAGAGCCATGGCCTGACAAGCCCCGGAAGCCGTTTGGAACAGACACTGGAGATTGAAGCGCCCCTGATTGAACTCGAACTGGCTGAAAAGATGGTACCTTACCACTTACAAGTGAAAATTCCGGGTACAAGCCGGCTATTTGCAGGATGGGATTGTTTGTACCAGGGAAAGCCCGTGGAAGGAAAAGCTCGTGGGAgtggtggtgctgttgaCGTGGTGCTCTTGCTGGGAGGCAGAGAGTACAACGGGCTTGTCTTGTCCAAGAAGAGAGACCAAGAATGGGAAAGGGCTGgtataattactttaaggTCAGAGGATGAGACTGCAGTGCAATGTGTGGATGGGTTCATCAGGAAGGTTGTTCTAGTGTAGACTTGATGTTATCAGACTGTTGACCTGATTCCTCAACACAACTTAACCCTCCTAGATTTCGTGTTCAACTACCACAGTTTATATAAGCCCCGTGAGACGGAAAGAGTAAGAGACAGATAGCTGATAGGTCCACGGATGCACCGTTCTGAGAGCGTCAGACAAATGAAGGAGCAATCAGGGCAAACGTACCTTTCAGGATTTGTGATGACTTGAGTGATAGGCCCACCTGTGCCAAGATCCATGTCCATCAGCGGATGAAAATGATCGCCAGTGCCTCTCTTCCAGATATGATGATTTGGTTGCTTCATGACGTCTTGTACATATCCATCTTCTGGCCCAATATTTTCAGCAAGAGGGGTGCTGATGATGAATTCATCCAGGTTGTCAAAAGAGGAGAATGTCTTTCGAAGCTCGTCCATGCTGAATTGATCAATCCTGTGGTGCCTCCATTGATTGGGGGACTGCCTTTGGAACTCGGAGAGAGTTCGAGCAGACATCCAAATCTTTAGACTCCTGAGGTTTTGGAACCGGTCAATGCTAAGCCAGTGAAAGTCGTACGGGTCGTGGAGTTGTTCTGGGTGAGCGCACAGTGCTGGGACTGTACAAGGTACCTCGAATCTAAAAGATGGGTGGAGGCATAGTTCGATGCTCTTGGTGTAGTTGAGAAATGCTCGAGGTGCTTCTCCAAGATCTGGCCAATCTGATTTTTGTGGGTGTGGTTCACAGTAACCTAGCCAGAACTGCCAAGCCTTCAGGTCTGTGAATATAAAGGTGGTTGACCTGTACAGAGACTCGATGATTTCAGGAGACCTAGAACGTCAGTCAAGCTATGAGTGGTTATGAGGTTCTTACAAGAGCTTGCAGCACAGCAACATTGGCATATAAGGGCTACCAGTCCAGGTCGGTTCGGGGGAAggtgaaggtggtggtggtggtctaATTGCTTCCTTGACCTTTTTGACCTTTTCCACAGCTCGTTTCCATCTACTGGGAGGcttgggtggtggtgctgtaGGCTTTCGATCCCAGTATGCTTTGGAATCTTCGGGATCTTTGGCTAGGTCTTTCCAACAGCGACAGCCCGATGTGCTGACAGAATGACCAGTAACCGGGCCAACAGAGGCCGGTTTGTATTCTCTGCCATACCCCTCTGCGATTTCAAGCCAGCATTTCCAGTGGTTATCCCATGGTGAGGAGAGAAGGCCCTGGTAGTCAAGACGAGCAGAGACGGGGCTGCCCTTGATGTGGTCACCTAGAGGTATTCCTTTCTGGATCCGGACGTTTTCGATTAGCTCTTGTAGCCggtcctcaacctcgaatTCTGTGCAGCATTTCCAGCGGCAGTAATGGGGTTTGGCGTCTTGAGAGTCTGAGGCTCCCCAGTGGGCTACAATGTGTTGGCGGAGACCGGTGAAGCGCCAGACTTCGAGGTAGATGGCATCGCGGACTTCGCGGGGGAGTTTGATAAGAGGGGAATTTGACTGAGGGTTTGGTTCTGACATGGTGGAGGCAAGACGTTGCGGATGGAGTTGAATGAATGTGAAGAAGGTGAGGAATGTTATGGTCGAGATAACGTGAAATGATCAGCTGCTCCAAGCAATGCCGTGGTGTTGCAGGGATCCAGTCGTGTTGGTCCAAGGCTTGTTTCGCCAGGAGCAGACATTGGCCGAGCTTTGAAGAGTTTCACTCTGATTAGCTGGAATCGACCCACTCTCTTTAACATGAAACGAAAGCGTCAGAAACACGCTCCTTCGATCCTTCATTGTGTCGGTGAAACAAGCGATGATAACCTGATGGACTGGCATTCCTATCGTGTCTAGTCTGTTTGGGAATTCTCTGCGAAATTACCGACGCCAGGGTTTGGCTCCGTCGATCCTGCGCGTCCGACGGCCGGCTGAGCACAGCGGATCCGCTTTTAGCACCGCCCTTGTTGTCGTCCGCTAATTTACCCCGGATTTCTGCCCCATCGCGCCATCGAGACCAAGTCTAAGACATTGGGAGCATTTACTCGATATCAACCAGAGGTTGAACTAGACACAGAGGTCCCCTGGCCCTGCTATATCTCGATAGCAGATATGTTTCGATAAGATAATCACACCTAGAGGACCCACTGCTTGTCCGAAAGGCTTCTTGAGGGTCCCTGCACATGATCCTGATCCCTGGATAAGACCAGCACCCCGCTCTCCCCGACTCTCCGTCCTTGTGCACGGCCAGGCTGTGCACTGCATAACAAGAAATGCAGCTTGTGATTGTGGCTGAATTCCTTTGCCAACATTGGGGGCATGATGACAATGTACCGTAACTGGCTTTCTTCCACCAGTCACATCACAGTCTGATGCACCCCCAAACGTGGGGTAGGATCAAAACCAaggtcatcgtcatcgaccGAGCTTG is from Fusarium keratoplasticum isolate Fu6.1 chromosome 11, whole genome shotgun sequence and encodes:
- a CDS encoding HET domain-containing protein, with protein sequence MSASFSINDLNPRRVFESLCQKCQAFSSAFNRGYTSSKDPHPFDHHENFLSLQASADAGCPLCQLMWQYVVWDCQLSEPFQNLLMTEWRYEGSSIKVRLTTTCPSSNIFPAYETPPELLALGIEVPPPSYRDVGIPTIELVQEYLQEMKTISIKESMPGPENEDLKELIRAEVWPWIRNCQSQHPQCAASVAAVVPTRLIDVGLDGDEMVKLIQTDQKALEYIALSYCWGKGTANSKARTTSKNLQSRLSGIWIKDLPASIQDAITITRLMGVKYIWIDAICIVQSDGPNDLGDWATEAGRMGDYYSGSLCCIAASCANSSTEGFLRPRPLGRFKIKPIPVPFKDENGQQRYVWAQLRPTLDSARWTYRVRHPLMERGWCLQERVLSRRVLHWTLSGLFKECRMTHPLIESDQPREMEKELVRHHILSLSKREALGEAWCELVRDYSNMKLSFASDRMVAISGVATLLSRKHHDDYFYGAFRSSLAECLLWWSSEDSNTEYPGWSWFSVMKNIDFPTLSMANTRMEQDTRQSLIRQVLPNPFPKSHGLTSPGSRLEQTLEIEAPLIELELAEKMVPYHLQVKIPGTSRLFAGWDCLYQGKPVEGKARGSGGAVDVVLLLGGREYNGLVLSKKRDQEWERAGIITLRSEDETAVQCVDGFIRKVVLV